GACTACATTTCAAGTGTACGtcactggctgtaaagggctttgggacgtcctgaggtctaaaagatgctgcataaatgcaagtattttctttctttaactgcCTAAATGCTTTCCTAACCTTCTCCAATTCTCTCTTTTGCATTGCCTAGATATAGCGCTCACATATTTTCTGTTGTTGTAATTTCTGTACCTGAGGGGTGGGTGGCACTACCAGCCCCTTTCCCACATTCCCAACAGGAATCAGGAGAAACCTTGTCATCTGAGAGGTGACCCTTCTCTCACCTTCCAACTCCCTCTCCAACACAATTTTTCCTGTATCTCTATTTTATCAATAGTACTGTGGTCACTGCTCCTAAGCTCCAAATCAATCGTCCTAATTCCTTCTCCCTGCCCCCTCACTACTTGGAAATCAAGACTTATGACACTGTCTCTGACTCTAAAACATTCTTCCCCAGAACCTCAAGTCTGAGGATCTCCTTACTgccctcagtctccccttcctcctacaatccaaGGCTTTATAAACCCAGCCTTGATGTCATTTAACCACTCATTTACTTGTTATTCTCTATTGCTCTTTTCAGTTTTGGTGTGTCCTACACTGTGGGTCTGGACCCTTCATATAATGTCCTACACAGTGGGTCTGGACCCTTCATATAATGTCCTACACTGTGGGTCTGGACCCTTCATATAATGTCCTACACTGTGGGTCTGGACCCTTCATATAATGTCCTACACTGTGGGTCTGGACCCTTCATATAATGTCCTACACAGTGGGTCTGGACCCTTCATATAATGTCCTACACTGTGGGTCTGGACCCTTCATATAATGTCCTACACTGTGGGTCTGGACCCTTCATATAATGTCCTACACTGTGGGTCTGGACCCTTCATATAATGTCCGACACTGTGGGTCTGGACCCTTCATATAATGTCCTACACTGTGGGTCTGGACCCTTCATATAATGTCCTACACTGTGGGTCTGGACCCTTCATATAATGTCCTACACTGTGGGCCTTGCCTTTTTACCTGAGtttctaaatttaaaaataaattagttATCATTAAGGGAACACAAATAATGAGGTTGCACATTGACTTAAAAATCAGTCGCAATATTTTTTTGCTAAGTAACagttcagtgtgtaccatccacaggatacactgcagcaactcgccaaggcttctttgacaccacctcccaaacccgtgacccctaccacctagaaggacaagggcagcaggtgcatgggaacaacaccacctgcacgttcccctccaagtcctgacttgaaaatatatcgtccattccttcatcgtcactgggtcaaaatcctggaactccctccctaacagcactgttggagaaccttcaccacacggactgtagcggttcaagaaggcggctcaccactaccttctcaagaggcagctagggatgggctataaataccggccttgccagcgcgcccacatcccgagaatgaataaaaactgtaataaatttgataaccaggtggtgaaggatagaatactagagcctggtcttcagttgcttccaagcctttattcatagagctccacattacacactgtgcactccctagataagctctcctataaatggatacaagagtccccaattgatatgccccacctgaatacaattaacactaattaatataaatcacatggatacaattaactaaCTGTTGATGATACCATCAGAGGTTGAGGGAAATCCTTGTCCTATATACAGATCCCTCATGGCCTTCGTCCGTCTCTTCCAGACTCTGCTGTCCcaaatctcacctcctctctctactGCACCATCAGTGGCAGAGTCTCCAACCATCTAGGCCACACACCTCGGCACTCACTAcctaaatctctcctcatcactgcctcttctccccacctccaacAACCTTCCTCAAAACCAGCTTCTACAACTGCTTCTTGCTCTTGCCCAGTTGTCCGTTCCCCCTCCTTTTCTAAAATAGGCACGAAAATAAAATTGCGAGTTGTTGAATTGGCTGGGAGGAgttactgagatcagctaactcagtgtgGATTGAGGTTGGAACTGGAGGCCTCTCTGCTCTGTACGGCTCAGGGCAATCGGGCGAGCTGTTTCATTTTTAACACCAGGATTCTGGTGTTGACGCTTCTTTCAAGTTTTTTATCTTGCTCTTTGCAGACATTCCCACGGTTTACCTGTATCTGGATAAACCCATTACCTTGCACGAGAGGAACGTCCTGAACTGCTTTGTGTACGAGCTGTTTCCACCAGCAGTCCATGTGTCTTTCCTGAAGAATGGTCAGCCGCTATCTGGCCAAGTTAACTCCTCGGAGTTCACCTTCGATGACACCTGGAAGTTCCGAATATTGAAATATGTGGAAATCGAACCAGCTGCTGGAGACAAGTACTCGTGTGTGGTGGACACTGGCGCCAATGAGCCGATCATAGCAGCGTGGGGTAAAGTGAAcattaacactggggtacagtaggtcattattattggggtacagtagGTCATTATTACTGGGATACAGTCGGTCAttattactggggtacagtaggtCATTATTACTGGGGTACAAGCGGTTATTATTACTAGGATACAGTGACCATTAATACAGGTACTGTAGGTCAttattactggggtacagtcggTCATTATTACTGGAATACAGTGACCATTGACACTGGGATACAGTCAGTCATTATTACTGGGATACAGTCAGTTATTATTACTAGGGTACAGTAGGTCATTATTACTGGAatacagtgaccattaacactgggatacagtcggTCAttattactggggtacagtaggtCATTATTACTGGGATACAGTGATCATTAATGCTGGGATACAGTCAGTCATTATTACTGGGgtacagtgatcattaacactggGGTTCTGTAGGTCATTGTTACTGGGGTACAGTGACCATTAACATTGGGGTACTGTTGGTCATTATTACTGGGGTACAGTGAGCATTAACACTGGGGTACTGTAGGTCATTATTACTGGGgtacagtgaccattaacactgGGGTACTGTGGGTCATTATTACTGGGGTACAGTGAGCATTATCACTGGGGTTCTGTAGCTCATTATTACTGGGGTACAGTGACCATTAACATTGGGGTACTGTTGGTCATTATTACTGGGgtacagtgatcattaacactggGGTACTGTTGGTCATTATTACTGGGGTACAGTGAGCATTAACACTGGGGTACTGTAGGTCATTATTACTGGGGTACAGTGAGCATTAACACTGGGGTACTGTAGGTCATTATTACTGGATACAATGATCATTAACATTGGGGTACTGTAGGTCATTATTACTGGGTACAATGATCATTAACACTGGGATACTGTAGGTCATTATTACTGGGGTACAGTGAGCATTAACACTGGGGTACTGTAGGTCATTATTACTGGGTACAATGATCATTAACACTGGGGTACTGTAGGTCATTATTACTGGGACACAGTGATTATTGACACTGATGTACTGTAGGTCATTATTACTGGGGTACTATAGGTCATTATTACTGGGTCCTGTAGGTCATTATTACTGGGTACTGACAGGCATGGACTGACAGACACGGACTGACAGACAGACATTGACAGGCAGATAGACATACAAAGTGCACACACATGTCCCACACCCATGCATTTCTACCCACACCCACAACATTAAACTAACCTGCACTGTTCCATTTGCAGAGCCGGAAGAGGCGTATAAACCCTACCAGTCAGTACAGACTGCAATCTGTGCAGTTGGCATTGTGATCGGAGTCCTGGGGCTGACTACTGGCCTCTTGCTGCTCTTCTACAAGCGGGGGAATGAGGTAAACAATTTAATTGTGTCTTAATCTCTGGGGGTTGGAAATCAGATTCTATGAACTCGTCTTTCTACCTGTTTCATGAGTTATATAAGTTGATGTTCAATAACCCCTTAACAATCCACCACCAGGAGTGAATAATCTAGATCCTttgggaaatcatagaatcatagaaaggttacagcatggaaggtggccatttggcccattgagtttgcgtcggttctatgcaagagcaatccagctagtcccactcccccgccctgtccccataaccctgcagtttttttcctttcaagtacttatccagttcccttttgaaggccaggattgaatctgcctccaccaacgcagtgcattccagatcctaaccactttagtttttcctcatgtcacctttggttcttttgccaatcaccttaaatctgtgtcctctggttcttgacccttcctggATGAAGATACTGGATGAAGATGAAGATCTCCCCAAAAAAATCAACAGAATCCTGAATGCCTTCAATATTTTATTATTtctggggatgggatgggatggggtggaatGGGACAGTGGTTCAGACACTGGCTTTTCAGGAACCTGGGTTCAAGTCCAGCCCAGGCTGATGGGACGGGTCTTCTCCGTCTGTTGGTTGTAAGGACCATATGTGGAATGAGGGTGATGCAGTTTCAACTTGGTTCCTAAATCTCACACAGAAGTCAATCAGGTGGGGAATGGAAAACTCGCACTAGTGCAGTAAAGGGCGCTGTTCTGAATTCAAAGATCAGGTAtgttgctgggacagtgtagaggaactttactctgtatctaaccctgtacctgccctgggagtgtttgatgggacagtgtagagggaactttactctgtatctaaccctgtacctgccctgggagtgtttgatgggacagtgtagagggagctttactctgtatctaacccgtgctgtacctgccctgggagtgtttgatgggacagtgtagagggagctttactctgtatctaaccctgtacctgccctgggagtgtttgatgggacagtgtagaggaactttactctgtatctaaccctgtacctgccctgggagtgtttgatgggacagtgtagagggagctttactttgtctctaacccgtgctgtacctgccctgggagtgtttgatgggacagtgtagaggaactttactctgtatctaaccctgcacctgccctgggagtgtttgatgggacagtgtagagggagctatactctgtctctaacccgtgctgtacctgcccctgggagtgtttgatgggacagtgtagaggtagctttactctgtatctaaccctgcacctgccctgagagtgtttgatgggacagtgtagagggagctttactctgtatctaacccgtgctgtacctgccctgggagtgtttgatgggacagtgtggagggagctttactctgtatctaaccctgtacctgccctgggagtgtttgatgggacagtgtagagggagctttactctgtatctaaccctgtacctgccctgggagtgtttgatgggacagtgtagagggagctttactctgtatctaacccgtgctgtacctgccctgggagtgtttgatgggacagtgtagaggaactttactctgtatctaaccctgcacctgccctgggagtgtttgatgggacagtgtagagggagctatactctgtctctaacccgtgctgtacctgcccctgggagtgtttgatgggacagtgtagaggtagctttactctgtatctaaccctgtacctgccctgagagtgtttgatgggacagtgtagagggagctttactctgtatctaacccgtgctgtacctgccctgggagtgtttgatgggacagtgtggagggagctttactctgtatctaaccctgtacctgccctgggagtgtttgatgggacagtgtagagggagctttactctgtatctaacccgtgctgtacctgccctgggagtgtttgatgggacagtgtagagggagctttactctgtatctaaccctgtacctgccctgggagtgtttgatgggacagtgtagaggtagctttactctgtatctaaccctgtacctgccctgagagtgtttgatgggacagtgtagagggagctttactctgtatctaacccgtgctgtacctgccctgggagtgtttgatgggacagtgtggagggagctttactctgtatctaaccctgtacctgccctgggagtgtttgatgggacagtgtagagggagctttactctgtatctaaccctgtacctgccctgggagtgtttgatgggacagtgtagagggagctttactctgtatctaacccgtgctgtacctgccctgggagtgtttgatgggacagtgtagagggagctttactctgtatctaaccctgtacctgccctgggagtgtttgatgggacagtgtagaggaactttactctgtatctaaccctgtacctgccctgggagtgtttgatgggacagtgtagagggagctttactttgtctctaacccgtgctgtacctgccctgggagtgtttgatgggacagtgtagaggaactttactctgtatctaaccctgcacctgccctgggagtgtttgatgggacagtgtagagggagctatactctgtctctaacccgtgctgtacctgcccctgggagtgtttgatgggacagtgtagaggtagctttactctgtatctaaccctgtacctgccctgagagtgtttgatgggacagtgtagagggagctttactctgtatctaacccgtgctgtacctgccctgggagtgtttgatgggacagtgtggagggagctttactctgtatctaaccctgtactgccctgggagtgtttgatgggacagtgtagagggagctttactctgtatctaacccgtgctgtacctgccctgggagtgtttgatgggacagtgtagagggagctttactctgtatctaaccctgtacctgccctgggagtgtttgatgggacagtgtagagggagctttactctgtatctaaccctgtacctgccctgggagtgtttgatgggacagtgtagaggaactttactctgcatctaaccctgtacctgccctgggagtgtttgatgggacagtgtggagggagctttactctgtatctaaccctgtacctgccctgggagtgtttgatgggacagtgtagagggagctttactctgtatctaaccctgtacctgccctgggagtgtttgatgggacagtgtagagggagctttactctgtatctaacccgtgctgtacctgccctgggagtgtttgatgggacagtgtagagggagctttactctgtatctaaccctgtacctgccctgggagtgtttgatgggacagtgtagaggaactttactctgtatctaaccctgtacctgccctgggagtgtttgatgggacagtgtagagggagctttactttgtctctaacccgtgctgtacctgccctgggagtgtttgatgggacagtgtagaggaactttactctgtatctaaccctgcacctgccctgggagtgtttgatgggacagtgtagagggagctatactctgtctctaacccgtgctgtacctgcccctgggagtgtttgatgggacagtgtagaggtagctttactctgtatctaaccctgtacctgccctgagagtgtttgatgggacagtgtagagggagctttactctgtatctaacccgtgctgtacctgccctgggagtgtttgatgggacagtgtggagggagctttactctgtatctaaccctgtacctgccctgggagtgtttgatgggacagtgtagagggagctttactctgtatctaacccgtgctgtacctgccctgggagtgtttgatgggacagtgtagagggagctttactctgtatctaaccctgtacctgccctgggagtgtttgatgggacagtgtagagggagctttactctgtatctaaccctgtacctgccctgggagtgtttgatgggacagtgtagaggaactttactctgtatctaaccctgtacctgccctgggagtgtttgatgggacagtgtagagggagctatactctgtctctaacccgtgctgtacctgcccctgggagtgtttgatgggacagtgtagagggagctttactttgtctctaacccgtgctgtacctgccctgggagtgtttgatgggacagtgtagaggaactttactctgtatctaaccctgtacctgccctgggagtgtttgatgggacagtgtagagggagctttactctgtatctaaccctgtacctgccctgggagtgtttgatgggacagtgtagagggagctatactctgtctctaacccgtgctgtacctgcccctgggagtgtttgatgggacagtgtagagggagctttactctgtatctaaccctgtacctgccctgagagtgtttgatgggacagtgtagagggagctttactctgtatctaaccctgtacctgccctgggagtgtttgacgggacagtgtagagggagctttactcttcctAACACATGCAAAATAGCGATCTAAATGGGATACAAATACAAATACATTAGTTCAGAGTGACATCATGATCTAAATAACGGCCAATCATCCTTCCTCAAACAAAACAAGATTTTGCCAAATACTTTTTGTGAAGGTTTTAAGAAATTTGGAAATGGCTTGTACAATTGGTGTGGTCTTCTGCCAATCCGAGCAGGTTGGCCCCAAcctattagctgatctcagcctaggCAACTGTAGTGACGCTACAGTTGGCCTCCGTGCCCCTGGACTAGGGAGGGATAAGTCTGTgggggttcctgttcctgattactaaccagtgacccctgctgaaaaaATGCTTCCGTCTACCTGGACATTGGGTTAGGGCAGCTTCGCATTCGGCTAGGGTGCTCCCTCCAGGGTCGAATAGCCTGCCGGCACTGTGTacgtgaagaatggctgcttggcGCCCATGGAATCTGCACCCCGaaaaggggagggggtgaataATGGGAGGGCAGGTGTGGGAGGAAAGAATATTGAAACTGGGGACTGGAGCTGAGTTTGAACGAAAACTAACTTTCCGTTTCTACAAATGTCTTTTTGTCACATACAAGGTTGGGTCTGAGAGCCAGAGAATCTAACCGTACAGGAAGCACGGGTATCGAGGCTGAATGCAGAGGTAGATGCAACATGGAGGGACCTGTGTGGGTAGGACTGAGCTGAATGCCCATTGGAACATGGAGCTGATCTGCGTGCACTCTCGCACACAAGCTTGCTCTTCAGTCGCAATCAATTTTTTGAAGCACGATACTGTGTTTTGTTTAATTAACTGCTGATTCTGtaaatggtgtgtgtgtggctgaACATCTCAGCCTTCATTTAGAAATGTTGCCCTGGGGTGAATGCAGACAGTGCTACTGAGCCATTCAGAGTAGCCTCCATCCTCGCAGGGTCCGTACtgggtttgctgatctcagccggcGGGGGACGGGTAGGGACACTATAGTTAACCTCAATATCTCCCCaagttagaattacatagaatattacaacacagaaacaggccattcggcccatctggtctatgccggtgtttatgttccacacgagcctcctccctccctactccatctcaccctgtcagcacatccttctattcctttctccctcatgtacttatctagcttccccttaaatgtatccatgctGTGTTAGGAAAGGGAATATTTAGCCAGGGTTCCTTCTCCTGATTAACTGCCCAGTGACCCTGCTGGAGAACTCATGTGTGTGGAGGTCAGGTGAAGACTGTGGTGCCAGTGTTGGTTGATTCCCCTGCCTACATGCACCGTCTGGGCTTAGACGTGACGAATGGGCTGCTTGGGAGAGGTACTGATGGAACCTGTATCCCAGCgggaatcagtgccttcaggagaggtgggcgggggggggctaaATGAATAAAACTGGaagaagaaatttttttaaaatgtggaatgaACACCAAGATATCTTGTGGTTGACAATTAAATACTAAATTGGGAATATCTGACTCGTTACAAGTAATGTAAGAATCTGTATGGAATGTATCCGATTGtactggcctcttcctgtgcaatAAATCCACATTTCTTTCTCCCCCACACGTATTGTGCTTTTGACCAGTGATTGAGCACCATCAAACATTTAACATCAGTGTTTCTCACCGTCTGTGAGAAAGTAATGAGCTATCAGTCTGAGCACAACAATTTAGAGACATTCCCTTAACAGCAGTAAGTggacagaaagacttgcattcataaagCCCCTTATCAGATCTCTGAGAAACgtctccaaagtgcttcacgtacaGTGAATTCCTTCAAAGTGCAACGAATGCCGTTTTGTCGGTCAGTGCAGCAGCCATcttgcgtacagcaagatcccacaagctgcCATGAGTTGACCAGTTTTGTGATGCTGATTGAGTTAGGCCTACTGAACTTTGCTCTGATCCGTGGGTTATGGGACCGCTTTGCTCTGCCTGTAGCGTGCTGCGTTCAGTGTGTAGCTTCGTTCTAAGAtacgctgctgctgctcctcgtaCACCCATCCGCACTTGAGTGCTGGGGCATGCCAGGCCATCGGGTTACAGATTGAGGCGGTTTGGCTAGTTTAGAACCATAGCTACTGGGTAATGTCAACCTGGATAACGTGCTAAAATTCTGGAGCTGCGACTTGAACCCAACAACTTTCTGAGCCcgaggtgacagtgctaccaactgagtcaagctgacactcaACGTCATTGCAGGTTTCAAGAACCCCCCCCCAGTAATATTGAAGTTTGATATTTAATTTGCCATTTTGTGCAGTAatcctgtgggcaaattggctgccgtgtttgcctacataacgacAGTCGGTGCGGTTCAAAGTGAACCACCGCTTACGAGGTGCTTTGAGCCGTTTCTACGGTGACGAGGCGCTCTATAAATAAAACGCCCGCCTTTTCCCCCCATTTTTTTTTCGCCGTGTGCAAGAACAAAAATGAAGATCCTTTCGTAAAATGCCTTTGCAAATTCGACCAATGGTATTTCAGCGCCGGGGTCGTGGCCCTAGTTTGGTGCACCGGAACGTTCTACAAAAAGCCTTTGAATTTTTTCACCTGTCGTAACCAGCATGCATAAAGCAAAGTTGCCAGTTACAGTTTCCTGTCACTCTAACCTCCATCACCTACACTGCAAAATATTCTCATTTGTTCTGATCCAGTTTAAATAATCCATTTTTGCCTGTGATTTTTTGTTTATTACTTACAGTCTCTCCATTTCTTTTCATCTGTAATTAGGAAAAGGATGAATTTTGGGTCTTTTGcttcactttttttttgtaaagagTTGGGATCCAGAGGCAGGAAGCGGCAGGCGGTTTTGTCTCTTGCCTCGTGTCTCTCTTGTGGCCAAGTCGCTCGGTTTGAAATGTTAACGGCCTGATAGTTCctctcagagagagaggggcgttGCCTACACGCGGGTAGGGAGCAAGAGAGATTGAGAAGCAGTTAAAGAGACacgcagagagatagagtgagacagagagatgcactgacagatggagagagatgcaaaacaggtagagagacagaaggagcaggagacagcaacacagatagagtgagagagacagcgacagaaagagacagttagagcaagatacagagacagatagagtgagagagacagcgacagaaagagaggcagaaagggcAAGATTCAGAGacacagatagagtgagagagacagcgacagaAAGAAAGGCAGAAAGGGCAAGATTCAGAGacacagatagagtgagagagacagcgacagaaagagacagttagagcaagatacagagacagagtgagagagacagcgacagaaagagacagatagagtgagagagacagcgacagaaagagagacagatagagcaagacaaagagagacacacagcaatAGAGAAGTAGGGTGGGACACAAGCAGATAcaaatacagagaaagagagaccgagagtgaTAAAAAGGGAATTTGTACTGttacagatagagagaaagaaacgcAGATAGACACAAAGACAGGTACAGAGGGAGAAATAGAGACAGAGAAGCATACAGATACTGAGGCAGAGTTACAGGTACAGAGAGTCTGAGAAAATTGGGTGGTCTGCGGGAGTTCCCACAGGCACaacgaaaagaaaaaaaatcgccCCAGCATTCTCACAGAATACGCAAAAAAGACTGTCCCTACCATCCAGATGGAGGGACCCCGTGTGAAGTGGTGATCAGTGCACCAGACGACCACTCATCTCCCACCGGACCAAACATTACCGCAGTTAGCTGGGGCTAGCCTTCCCCGAACAGAGCTGGAAACGGACACCTGGCgactgagtggagagagagagagagagagagtgaaagagcaaGACTTTCACAAGGAGCAGACACGGCAATGGGTGGGAACAATCAAACCCAGAGCTGTTACGGTAAGAAAAGAATAAAAGCCGTTTCATGTCTTTGAGTGGAAAAGCTGAAGTTGCAGAAGCGTCagagggtctgagttatgagggaaatctggagaaacttgggctctcctaggtggtagaggtcgcgggtttgggaggtgctgttgaagaagccttggcgagttgctgcagtgcatcctgtggatggtatacactgcagccacggtgcgccggtggtgaagggagtgaatgtttagggtggtggatggggtgccaatcaagcgggctgctttgtcctggatggtgtcgagcgtcttgagtgttgctggagctgcactcatccaggcaagtggagagtattccatcacactcctgacttgtgccgtgtcga
This Heptranchias perlo isolate sHepPer1 chromosome 45, sHepPer1.hap1, whole genome shotgun sequence DNA region includes the following protein-coding sequences:
- the LOC137306798 gene encoding RLA class II histocompatibility antigen, DP alpha-1 chain-like, with protein sequence MGCQGRNTPGRFLCMLLSAWLVGVGIECAEQKVHATIFATSNDQTSIIVFATDDMTFAVYNDTFPKFKFLIKELDAFHTESNALIQKYRNDLRALNTDVLNEMADRIPKDQIDIPTVYLYLDKPITLHERNVLNCFVYELFPPAVHVSFLKNGQPLSGQVNSSEFTFDDTWKFRILKYVEIEPAAGDKYSCVVDTGANEPIIAAWEPEEAYKPYQSVQTAICAVGIVIGVLGLTTGLLLLFYKRGNEVGSESQRI